DNA sequence from the Glycine soja cultivar W05 chromosome 18, ASM419377v2, whole genome shotgun sequence genome:
GATTCTATATAATGTAGACAGTTTATAGGGGTACACAAGGCAATGATAGTTGTCTACTTATTACCAGAAATAACTACATCATAGTCCACTTGTATTCTGGAGTCTTCTTCATATCTTTAGCTGAAGTGAgcccttatctttttcttgaagtgaGTCCTCCAATAATTCTTTATCTCATTGTCAGTTCTTCCTGGCAAGCTTCTTGCAATTGTTGACCACCTGAAgtgattaattttgatttagctTCGCagatttattataaaaacatgcaagttcaaagagatttggaattcattttttttttacctgttTCCCCACCTAGCATGCAGCTCTAGAATTATGCTTTCTTCTTGTGGTGTTATTTGACCCTTCTCGAGGTCTGGCCTCAGGTAATTCACCCATCTCAATCTGCAGCTCTTCCCATTTCTTTTTAGTCCTGTTAAGAGAATAATAAATGATCAATCatttggacaaaaaaaaaagatgataaaaacAATTATGAAGAATGATACTCAAGAGTCAAGAgttaagaataataaataacatgatcCCAAAAGgccaaaagaaaaacttatgGTAAAGGGTAGTCAATTTACTGAGTTGAAGTTGGAAGCAATTTAATTGTTGTGTCACTTGTATTGTCAAAGTCAATTGATATTAGACTTAGGTGTAAACTATGTTAGGAATTAAGGAGCAAGACATATATAGTGTATAAAGTTTGGTAGGGACCTGCAAGCCTAGCAGCAGAGTTCCATCTGCCCTCACCATGGAACTTGACATACAGAATGAGCAATCTGTCCTCCTCAGAAGTCCAAGGTCCCTTCCTCCATCCCTCCTCTTCTATCACACCCCACCCCATGTTTCCTGCCATAACTTCCTAATACATACAAAAAGGTGCCTAAGTTGGCTCTTGGGTAAACTTTGTCTTCCAAATTCTATGGTACTGATTTGTGTTCAATGTTTGCTGCATATTTATACCTGCAGCTATGACTCAACTTGATCCTATCAGTCAATGTTTGCTGCATATTGataccattttttttcatagCATGCTAGGGTGATCAGATTATAATTTGCAAATGTTAATCCCGACAAAAATGagtgttttaattaaaattaatataaatatcagGACAAAATCATATAATTCAATGAATGTTTAgaataaaagtgtttttttaaccTTATTAGAGTATTTAGTTTCTTtgtagaattttaaaatattcctaTACAGTTTAGTCCTTTGAACTGGCTATATAATTAAGACTGATATTTAGTTTGATATTTGAtcatatttaaagttgtttatatttctctttaaaCTGTTCTTTATCTATTGAAAACAaggctttttctttatttgacattcataattttatttttttttgtattttaagctcaaaagtcaaaagGATATTACGGGCCTCCAAATGAACATAAGTCCATTGCTGAAGAAGTGCTAGAAACTCATAACTTAACCCAGATATTGAAAGCTGTCGTGACATACTTATTTCACTTGTTCGATCACTAGTTATAAACCTTACTTGTGACGTTTacttaagggaaaaaaaaatctgaacacCACCAAACCTAATAATAATGTTcccattcttttaaatttaataataacatataaaaatgtatatatgtacTAGTAATATCCGTGTGTGGTAAGGATGGATAATCATCTTAATAAAGTAAAGACCACAATATATATACTTGTACTGCTAAAACACTTTGTTTAACAGCTAAGCATGTGTGCGCACTTAaacgaaattttaaaaaactaaagggCGAAAAATTGGATCATATGTGATTTCTTGTGtttaacattttcttcttttgtagaTGTGTAATTTGTTCTTTTTTGGGTGTCTTTTCAACATAGATTAGGATCAACGTTTTGCTATTGTTCGGGGACACTTGAGAGTATTTAAATTGAACCATTATTCTTTCGGACCTAATTGTTTAATACGATACAAATGTGATGTGGCGTGTCTTCTAGAAATCCATTTCTTAATGAGATCAAACTTTGACACTCGCCCAATTAACTTTGcactttcataaaatttaaaagttatgatattatttttcagATCAATCAGGCTTTTAGAAGATTGTGAATTCATCATCAGCTCAGTTCTAACGTGACTGGTAAGTCAATTCACAGAAAAACCCACTTAGCATGAAGCTTAATTGAGCCAATAATAGTTAACTTGCTTTTAGATTATTAATGGGTGAGAGTAGATGTGATTCAAATTGTTAATTGtatgatatatgatatatgatatgATTGTATCTAAATAGACGAAGTTCTTGTTGCTTAAATAATTTGGCcagagattttttttcttttaaagagaATAACAGGATTTTATTAGAAAGGGCTAGTAGGGAAGTTGATCTTAAGCCCTGTAAAGGAAACAAGAATGCTAAAAAACCAAACCATAAAAGGTCAAATTGTACAATGTCATAGACCTTTATCCTGTTTCATCTTCCCATAATATTTGGAATGGTATAGAATATAAAAGTTTTTCTAACTAGCGGGACAAATCCAACTTTCTCAGAAGATGGACAGAGTCTATACCATGGATTTTAAATCACTAAACAGTGTAGGAATGAATGACTGCTAGTCTCTGagtagggaaaagaaaaaacaagaaagtAGAGAGAACCTTTGTGTGAGTCATGACTTGGTTTGTACATGTGCTACAAATCATATGTGATTAGTTATGTCAAGTGTTGTCCAAACTCTAAATGATGACTTGACCTTTGTGTGAGTGATGTATAATGGATAAGCAAAGGTGTCTGGCAATTAGAAACATGCCTCTTTCTAGAGATTCAATAAGAATTTGGAAGAATAATTTACGTGAATTGACACTACAATAATACAAATAGTAGCATGTCTATGATCTTAAGGTATGGGTTCTTTACCAACAACAGCTATTCCTTTTAATCAAACTTGTCTGCTTTTATGTGTGATGTTTGGTCTTCATTCTTTTATGCTTAATAGGAACCAACTTTATTATTTGAGACATGCATTTATCAAACTTTTGTAGTATATAGAAAATCTATTATGTTATTAGCTTTACACACTTTCTTTCCAGTTATATAATTATCAAGTTCATAAAAATGTTaaggaattattttaaaaatattttgagtctTTATTTTGCATTGGCTAATGTAATTATCCCACAGGAAAAGGGCCGGCCACTTCCAAAATTTGGTGAATAGGATGtcaatcatccaacctcagctgAGGGTTTCACAGTGATTTTTAATAAGGCCAGGGATGAGAAAAAGACAGGTGGCAACCCAGATTCACCAGGAAAGACTGCCACTGATCCTCATAGCAAACCTGTAGTAGAGCCTGGCAAAACTCAAACTGTAAGATGTTCTTGATGAATTCTCTCTCTACTTACCTGACAAACACAccactgtttttatttttaatctgaaTACAACATATTTTGGTCCATCTGAACAGGAATTTTAACCATGCAAAAATGCTGATTGTGTTGTGACATGTGTGTCACGTCATGTATGCCTGTGTTCTTTGCATGAGTTGAGAAACTATTGGATGTGACATTTTCAGTAACTTGAGAAAATATGGTAGAACAAGAATACTAGCTTTGGCCTACTAAATTCAAGATGTATTAAAACTCTGATTTATAGTTTGTAAATTATAACCTTTGCTGAGTTTTCTTCCCCCTCTTTGTTAACAATACAAAGCCTTGGCATACTAAATCCATGATGTATTGAAACCATGATTTATAGTTTGTAAATTATAAACTCCTCTGGGTTTTGTTCCCCCTCCTCATTTTGGTATCAATCTCTGCCGACCTACTAAATTCATTCACAGTATTCACTCTt
Encoded proteins:
- the LOC114397045 gene encoding myb-related protein 340-like; this translates as MAGNMGWGVIEEEGWRKGPWTSEEDRLLILYVKFHGEGRWNSAARLAGLKRNGKSCRLRWVNYLRPDLEKGQITPQEESIILELHARWGNRWSTIARSLPGRTDNEIKNYWRTHFKKKIRPTTNDAHKISWSNVERENKKKHNKDEVDEKEQEKFGFVLMNFNEHLRRCRVQPQPGSSIFFNFNQDLLFSDDDCATSVHLPIKIFVEHKDGSLSPLEKEALPWKGL